The following proteins are encoded in a genomic region of Streptococcus sp. 29892:
- a CDS encoding glycosyltransferase — protein sequence MTLYTLRSWMSDKTFGYETTQVFRQNVLNDLGIANYLLLGTPYSTPFWKEQLQAQGYKLDHVIILPHLYSDIDTCLRSYQLDDFEADLTKKQILWKDKQIFSPTTAMYTTDEGYFDLNLTAEGNILSIIERSKNLELKAVTSVFEKPFFTNFSDDSFCYYDKNGNIVLQGRIEDKECYYFFQGQKWTMIDLFVNFLSDRIVPDQDIVLNDQFISQTLETFCQDQGITYRFILHYNHYFSQKNVEGYNIKLGKEIFVASPYIIEPLAKDGIQAEFLPPIAIQVAQQPPRGLKSNKLLLVGNIYDHKRVAMAVQAMREVPDLELHIYGGRDEVIQDFKNQHMIPDNVIFKGFVPSGQIPRSDYCAYLSCSLSEMFANAMVECLGFGLIPILSRVDFGHNQVLEELGIYQQCGFDSIDDLVKALKNLASLPFEDRQQLSNKILDYANKFSYAEVQKQYKLALGYN from the coding sequence GTGACACTATATACCTTGAGAAGTTGGATGTCGGACAAAACGTTTGGCTATGAAACCACACAAGTTTTTCGACAAAACGTATTAAATGACTTGGGTATTGCCAACTACCTTTTGCTCGGAACTCCTTATTCAACGCCATTTTGGAAGGAACAGCTTCAAGCACAAGGCTATAAACTGGATCATGTCATTATCTTACCTCACCTTTATTCGGATATTGACACTTGCCTGCGTTCCTATCAACTAGATGACTTTGAAGCCGATTTAACTAAAAAGCAAATCCTTTGGAAGGATAAGCAAATTTTCTCTCCAACGACAGCTATGTACACAACTGACGAGGGTTACTTTGACCTGAACTTAACTGCTGAAGGAAATATTTTATCCATCATCGAACGGAGTAAAAATTTAGAATTAAAAGCAGTAACCTCAGTTTTTGAAAAGCCGTTTTTTACCAATTTTTCGGATGACAGCTTCTGTTATTACGATAAAAATGGCAATATTGTCCTACAAGGAAGAATTGAAGATAAAGAGTGTTACTATTTTTTCCAAGGTCAGAAATGGACCATGATCGATCTATTTGTGAACTTTTTGTCAGACAGAATTGTTCCTGATCAAGATATTGTCTTAAACGACCAGTTTATTAGCCAGACGTTAGAAACATTTTGTCAAGATCAAGGCATTACCTATCGCTTTATCCTTCATTACAACCATTACTTTTCACAAAAAAATGTCGAAGGCTACAATATTAAACTTGGAAAAGAAATTTTTGTTGCTAGTCCCTACATTATCGAGCCACTGGCTAAAGATGGCATTCAAGCAGAGTTCCTTCCTCCTATTGCCATTCAAGTAGCTCAGCAGCCGCCTAGAGGATTGAAAAGCAATAAACTGCTTCTGGTTGGTAATATATATGATCACAAACGAGTGGCTATGGCAGTCCAGGCTATGAGAGAAGTTCCTGACTTAGAACTTCATATTTATGGAGGACGGGATGAAGTAATTCAAGATTTTAAAAATCAGCACATGATCCCTGACAACGTGATTTTCAAAGGCTTTGTCCCTAGTGGACAAATTCCACGGTCAGATTATTGTGCTTATCTATCTTGCTCCCTCAGTGAAATGTTTGCTAACGCTATGGTAGAATGCCTTGGATTTGGCTTGATACCAATACTTTCCAGGGTTGATTTTGGACATAATCAAGTCTTGGAAGAGTTGGGAATCTACCAACAATGTGGTTTTGATAGTATTGATGATCTTGTTAAAGCCTTGAAAAATCTAGCAAGTTTACCTTTTGAAGACCGGCAGCAATTGTCTAATAAAATTCTTGACTATGCCAACAAATTCAGCTATGCGGAAGTACAAAAGCAGTATAAGCTTGCTTTAGGTTATAACTAA
- a CDS encoding dihydrofolate reductase: MTKKIVAIWAQDENGLIGKGDKLPWSLPADLAHFKETTTGHAMVMGRVTFDGMGKRALPNRHSLVLTTDKSYQVESDRVTVLHSVEDVLDWYNQQERTLFVIGGGQIFTAFAPYIEELIVTHIHGQFDGDIFFPEVFPMGDFQLQSEQFRPKDEANPVDFIIKNYKRREK; encoded by the coding sequence ATGACAAAAAAGATTGTGGCAATTTGGGCTCAAGATGAAAATGGTTTGATTGGAAAAGGGGATAAATTGCCCTGGTCTTTGCCTGCTGACCTAGCTCATTTTAAAGAAACGACTACTGGTCATGCAATGGTGATGGGGCGTGTGACTTTTGATGGCATGGGAAAACGTGCTCTTCCAAATCGTCATTCCTTGGTACTGACTACCGATAAAAGCTATCAAGTGGAGAGTGATAGGGTTACAGTCCTACACAGTGTAGAAGATGTCCTAGACTGGTATAATCAGCAAGAAAGAACCTTGTTTGTTATTGGTGGTGGTCAAATTTTCACTGCTTTTGCGCCCTACATCGAAGAATTGATTGTAACACATATTCACGGGCAATTTGACGGTGATATTTTCTTTCCAGAAGTTTTTCCAATGGGAGATTTCCAGTTACAAAGTGAACAATTTCGTCCAAAAGATGAAGCCAATCCAGTTGATTTCATCATTAAAAACTATAAAAGAAGAGAGAAATAG
- a CDS encoding thymidylate synthase has translation MTKADIIFKENIRKIVEEGVFSENARPRYKDGNVANSKYITGSFAEYDLSKGEFPITTLRPIPIKSAIKEILWIYQDQTNDLSVLQEKYGVQYWNDWEVDGTGTIGERYGAIVKKHDIISTILKQLEENPWNRRNVISLWDYEAFDQSAGLLPCAFQTMFDVRRVDGEIYLDATLTQRSNDMLVAHHINAMQYVALQMMIAKHFGWKVGKFFYFINNLHIYDNQFEQAEELLRRSPSEVEPRLVLNVPDGTNFFDIKAEDFELVDYNPVKPQLKFDLAI, from the coding sequence ATGACTAAAGCAGATATTATTTTTAAAGAAAATATTCGTAAGATTGTGGAAGAGGGCGTTTTTTCAGAAAATGCTCGTCCACGTTACAAGGATGGAAACGTTGCTAATTCTAAGTATATTACTGGTTCCTTTGCTGAGTATGATTTGTCTAAGGGCGAGTTTCCTATTACCACACTAAGACCAATTCCGATTAAATCAGCCATTAAGGAAATTCTCTGGATTTACCAAGACCAGACCAATGACCTGTCTGTCTTGCAGGAAAAATACGGCGTTCAATATTGGAATGACTGGGAAGTAGATGGAACAGGGACCATCGGTGAACGCTATGGTGCAATTGTGAAAAAACATGACATCATTTCAACAATCCTCAAGCAACTGGAAGAAAATCCCTGGAACCGTCGCAATGTGATTTCTTTGTGGGATTACGAGGCCTTCGACCAATCCGCAGGTCTTTTGCCATGCGCCTTCCAGACCATGTTTGATGTTCGCCGAGTGGACGGAGAGATTTATCTTGATGCAACCCTCACTCAGCGCTCCAATGATATGTTAGTGGCTCACCATATCAACGCCATGCAGTATGTCGCTCTTCAAATGATGATTGCCAAGCATTTTGGCTGGAAGGTTGGGAAGTTTTTCTATTTCATCAACAACCTTCATATCTATGATAATCAGTTTGAACAGGCTGAGGAATTGCTTCGTCGTAGCCCATCGGAAGTTGAGCCACGTTTGGTCCTCAATGTTCCAGATGGTACCAATTTCTTTGATATTAAGGCAGAAGATTTTGAGTTGGTGGATTACAATCCAGTTAAACCGCAACTTAAGTTTGACTTGGCGATTTAA